A stretch of the Polyangiaceae bacterium genome encodes the following:
- a CDS encoding adenylate/guanylate cyclase domain-containing protein: MSDGGFRLSIRLKAAVLLVAIAALPAAVVAERLTGINRGAVETSERHLQASVLAEVAASVLARVRAVEADARAVANALTLAAARPGVSEDALRSVVATRTSIDAVRFEVPSAKTDLLIKKQGGEALDAPHSTEETRRQADERGVSFVMTGPGTGAIVVPVAKADPAGSSGYVTVRADLTVLEAELRDLAETRFTGGEVTFLVADGARRAVAAHGDETLRSGADVASLPVWGVLPRGASWTTRVAVVSGFSAGSAAQVGGIESVEELGWAVALWRPERVAYATVFDMQRQSTWVLAFALLGALMAGFAAGERVTRPVLGIAQQAALIGQRRWGEVRVESKRNDELGDLSRSIGKMAKDLETSEAEIEKEAKLRGDLSRFMSKELVEAIVRGEHPLALGGTRSEISVLFADVVAFTPLAERRPAEEVVTLLNELFSMLSEVVFRHHGTVDKFIGDCIMAVWGAPVAQPDHARRALAAAEDMLRFLETANQGWKTQFGVELRLAIGVNSGEAIVGNIGSDKRMEYTVVGDVVNVAARLEAVAKPNQILVAERTAELAGDGFELRSLGPHQLTGRKTATTVYELGLDVTDG; this comes from the coding sequence ATGAGTGACGGCGGGTTCCGCCTCTCGATCCGGCTCAAGGCGGCGGTGCTTTTGGTCGCCATCGCCGCGTTGCCGGCCGCCGTCGTGGCGGAGCGCCTGACCGGGATCAACCGCGGCGCGGTCGAGACCAGCGAGCGGCATCTGCAGGCTTCGGTATTGGCCGAGGTCGCCGCGTCCGTGCTGGCCCGCGTTCGCGCCGTGGAGGCCGACGCGCGCGCCGTGGCGAACGCGCTGACCTTGGCAGCGGCCCGCCCGGGCGTGAGCGAAGACGCGCTGCGCTCCGTGGTGGCGACGCGCACCAGCATCGACGCGGTGCGCTTCGAGGTTCCGAGCGCCAAGACCGATCTCCTGATCAAGAAGCAGGGCGGCGAAGCGCTGGATGCGCCCCATTCGACCGAGGAGACGCGCCGCCAGGCGGACGAGCGCGGCGTCTCGTTCGTGATGACGGGGCCGGGCACGGGCGCCATCGTGGTGCCCGTCGCCAAGGCCGACCCGGCCGGCTCGAGCGGCTACGTCACGGTGCGCGCCGACCTCACGGTGCTGGAGGCAGAGCTGCGCGATCTCGCCGAGACCCGCTTCACGGGAGGTGAAGTCACGTTCCTGGTCGCGGATGGAGCGCGGCGCGCGGTGGCGGCCCACGGCGACGAGACGCTGCGCTCCGGCGCCGACGTCGCCAGCCTCCCGGTCTGGGGCGTCCTGCCCCGCGGCGCGAGCTGGACGACTCGGGTGGCGGTGGTCAGCGGCTTCAGCGCCGGCTCCGCGGCGCAGGTCGGGGGCATCGAGAGCGTGGAGGAGCTGGGCTGGGCCGTCGCGCTCTGGCGACCGGAGCGGGTGGCCTACGCCACCGTCTTCGACATGCAGCGCCAGAGCACCTGGGTCTTGGCGTTCGCCTTGCTCGGGGCGCTGATGGCGGGCTTCGCGGCCGGCGAGCGCGTGACCCGCCCGGTGCTCGGCATCGCCCAGCAAGCGGCGCTGATCGGCCAGCGGCGCTGGGGCGAGGTGCGCGTGGAGTCGAAGCGGAACGACGAGCTCGGCGACCTGTCGCGCAGCATCGGCAAGATGGCCAAGGACCTCGAGACCAGCGAGGCCGAGATCGAGAAGGAGGCCAAGCTGCGCGGTGACCTGAGCCGCTTCATGAGCAAGGAGCTGGTGGAGGCCATCGTGCGCGGCGAGCACCCGCTGGCGCTGGGCGGCACGCGCAGCGAGATCTCGGTGCTGTTCGCCGACGTCGTGGCGTTCACCCCGCTGGCCGAGCGCCGACCCGCGGAGGAGGTCGTCACGCTCTTGAACGAGCTGTTCTCGATGCTGAGCGAGGTCGTGTTCCGACATCATGGCACGGTCGACAAGTTCATCGGCGACTGCATCATGGCGGTGTGGGGCGCGCCCGTGGCGCAGCCCGATCACGCACGCCGTGCCCTGGCAGCGGCCGAGGACATGCTGCGTTTTCTCGAGACGGCGAACCAGGGCTGGAAGACCCAGTTCGGCGTGGAGCTGCGCCTGGCCATCGGCGTCAACTCGGGCGAGGCCATCGTGGGCAACATCGGCTCGGACAAACGCATGGAGTACACGGTGGTCGGCGACGTGGTGAACGTCGCGGCGCGGCTCGAGGCGGTAGCCAAGCCGAACCAGATCTTGGTGGCGGAGCGCACCGCGGAGCTCGCCGGCGACGGCTTCGAGCTTCGTTCGCTCGGACCGCACCAGCTCACGGGCAGGAAGACCGCGACCACGGTCTACGAGCTCGGATTGGACGTGACGGATGGCTAG
- a CDS encoding FHA domain-containing protein, which produces MTGGDRQGFGTAPNAPFWLVSEHRAVGLVPGRYVVGRAADADIQIVNDPNVSRRHVRLIVTADVVEVEDLGSSNGTFLDGKLVQHPLRMPVGGKLRVGAEEFELRRLRPARRRRESQTTSPDIPAARPPVIEDGSAPDAATRQDTPVDMVYDQVVSLLDKGRVEDAKRFVDPLLGLLELGHRPLQPATLERVAVLALGLAEASREGRYADWIIAEHRRRSRLMSPRTADLLERVLFGGVSIDPLAFEAYLSAIQELGLAGTPADVALVARIREAAEARGFTVPAPPPKER; this is translated from the coding sequence ATGACCGGTGGCGACCGCCAGGGCTTCGGCACCGCACCCAACGCCCCGTTTTGGCTCGTGTCGGAGCACCGCGCCGTGGGCCTCGTGCCGGGCCGCTATGTCGTCGGTCGCGCGGCCGACGCGGACATCCAGATCGTCAATGACCCGAACGTATCCCGCCGGCACGTGCGCTTGATCGTCACCGCCGACGTGGTCGAGGTGGAGGATCTGGGCAGCAGCAACGGCACCTTCCTCGACGGCAAGCTGGTGCAACACCCGCTGCGGATGCCGGTCGGGGGCAAGCTGCGCGTGGGCGCCGAGGAGTTCGAGCTCCGGCGCCTGCGCCCCGCCCGCAGGCGTCGCGAGTCCCAGACCACTTCCCCGGACATCCCCGCGGCGCGGCCGCCGGTGATCGAAGACGGCTCGGCGCCGGACGCCGCGACGCGCCAGGACACGCCAGTGGACATGGTCTACGACCAAGTCGTCTCGCTCCTGGACAAGGGCCGTGTCGAAGACGCGAAGCGCTTCGTCGATCCGCTCCTCGGACTGCTCGAGCTCGGGCATCGCCCGCTCCAGCCCGCGACCCTGGAACGCGTGGCCGTGCTGGCCCTGGGCCTGGCCGAAGCTTCCCGGGAAGGCCGCTACGCAGACTGGATCATCGCAGAGCATCGGCGGCGCTCGCGGCTGATGAGCCCGCGCACGGCGGATCTGCTCGAACGGGTGCTGTTCGGCGGTGTGTCCATCGATCCGCTCGCCTTCGAGGCCTACCTGAGCGCGATCCAGGAGCTCGGCTTGGCCGGCACGCCGGCCGATGTGGCGCTGGTCGCTCGGATCCGCGAGGCCGCGGAGGCCCGGGGCTTCACCGTTCCAGCGCCGCCCCCCAAGGAGCGCTGA
- a CDS encoding FecR domain-containing protein produces the protein MARRAGFTLLALLMLVGSARAEDATPGYPERVLHWTTKNAESCEDIASALYGAAKHKPLIERYNSVSCATNKPLPDGLTLVVPAKVTDLPSARLRSLYPDVKARPPGGAWQPAAPGMPLYKNHSVNTLDKARADILFVDRTRVVLAEHTLVIIYGTAKKTAVAKTPPTVELDSGELQAGLAALRGKPLEVSTQGGRVTAKSRDTAVRAKNKRATVSVFDGSASVASANKKVEVPQNHGTAFAENKPPEPPRPLPPAPKWLPQTASGTLLGAPGNNALGAAWEPVEKARSYRVELAKDAAFTELLAREEVPGDVRSFRAERLPPGAYYLRVRAIDGDDFLGLAAETRSVVLADAKLEGSTGSVGAGVIEASPYAELVLSGFEGLELSLDGAPFGKVPARVDLLRLAPKSIALRLRGSASVSSYQLRYREPTARAEAAHDPARQSLKVRAELGSVEGVDVSRRMAPAVRFLSGGKWQRAGLVAESGAWVARFGGVASVPERVEVVDSRGRVLASVAPEAAPAPPARPAPVESARVLGASAPLVQPSPVSDVVWWAPIPENGAAVSATGYSEGAQLGTQLATRASGSVGSFGFDGLVTTRELDGAAADGSAWLTLRWRPIQSGETQLGPAVQLGLPMTAGSPSSRIGLGFAAGGFSGRWHWLANLGGRAPLEFSSERRPAPDAQGFLLGGAGYDPTPLWRAYALLDAHALSDSNDELAGRGGFTLGAELGQRFFGGLALRVSPWSDAGGHVMAQLALGIRARP, from the coding sequence ATGGCTAGACGCGCGGGCTTCACGCTGCTGGCGCTGCTCATGTTGGTGGGCTCGGCGCGCGCCGAGGACGCCACCCCGGGGTATCCGGAGCGCGTGCTGCACTGGACGACCAAGAACGCCGAGAGCTGCGAAGACATCGCCAGCGCGCTGTACGGCGCGGCCAAGCACAAACCCCTGATCGAACGCTACAACTCGGTGAGCTGCGCGACCAACAAACCGCTGCCGGATGGGCTCACGCTGGTGGTCCCGGCCAAGGTCACGGATCTGCCGAGCGCCCGCCTGCGCTCGCTCTACCCCGACGTGAAAGCGCGGCCGCCGGGCGGCGCTTGGCAGCCCGCAGCGCCGGGCATGCCGCTCTACAAGAACCACAGCGTCAACACGCTGGACAAGGCCCGTGCGGACATCCTGTTCGTCGATCGCACCCGGGTCGTGCTGGCCGAGCACACGCTGGTCATCATCTACGGAACCGCGAAGAAGACCGCGGTGGCCAAGACGCCGCCGACCGTGGAGCTCGACAGCGGCGAGCTCCAGGCCGGTCTGGCCGCGCTGCGCGGCAAGCCGCTCGAGGTCTCGACTCAGGGTGGCCGCGTGACGGCCAAGTCCCGCGACACGGCGGTGCGGGCCAAGAACAAGCGCGCGACCGTCAGCGTGTTCGACGGCAGCGCGAGCGTCGCTTCGGCGAACAAGAAGGTCGAGGTTCCCCAGAACCACGGCACGGCGTTCGCGGAGAACAAGCCGCCCGAGCCGCCGCGCCCGCTGCCTCCGGCGCCGAAGTGGCTGCCCCAAACGGCCAGCGGCACGCTGCTCGGCGCGCCCGGCAATAACGCGCTGGGCGCGGCCTGGGAGCCCGTGGAGAAGGCGCGCTCGTACCGAGTGGAGCTGGCGAAGGACGCCGCCTTCACCGAGCTTTTGGCGCGCGAAGAAGTGCCCGGCGACGTGCGCTCTTTCCGCGCGGAGCGCCTGCCGCCCGGCGCCTACTACCTGCGCGTGCGCGCCATCGACGGCGACGACTTCCTGGGGCTCGCGGCCGAGACGCGCAGCGTGGTCTTGGCCGACGCGAAGCTCGAGGGCAGCACCGGCAGCGTGGGAGCGGGCGTGATCGAGGCGAGCCCGTACGCCGAGCTCGTGCTCTCGGGCTTCGAGGGGCTCGAGCTGTCGCTCGACGGCGCGCCCTTCGGCAAGGTGCCGGCGCGGGTGGACCTCTTGCGCCTGGCGCCGAAGTCCATCGCGCTCCGGCTGCGCGGGAGCGCGTCGGTCTCGAGCTACCAGCTCCGCTACCGCGAGCCGACTGCGCGCGCCGAAGCGGCGCACGATCCGGCGAGGCAGTCCCTGAAGGTGCGGGCCGAGCTCGGCTCCGTCGAGGGCGTGGACGTCTCGCGTCGCATGGCTCCAGCGGTGCGCTTCCTCTCAGGAGGCAAGTGGCAGCGCGCGGGGCTCGTCGCCGAGAGCGGCGCCTGGGTTGCTCGGTTCGGCGGCGTCGCCAGCGTTCCGGAGCGAGTCGAGGTAGTGGACTCCCGCGGTCGCGTGCTCGCCTCCGTCGCGCCCGAAGCGGCGCCGGCGCCGCCAGCCAGGCCAGCACCGGTCGAGAGCGCACGCGTGCTCGGCGCCAGCGCGCCGTTGGTCCAGCCTTCGCCGGTCAGCGACGTGGTGTGGTGGGCTCCGATCCCGGAGAACGGCGCCGCGGTCAGCGCGACCGGCTACTCGGAAGGTGCGCAGCTCGGCACGCAGCTCGCGACCCGCGCCTCCGGCTCCGTCGGTAGCTTCGGGTTCGACGGCCTGGTGACCACGCGTGAGCTCGACGGCGCGGCCGCCGACGGCAGCGCTTGGCTCACGCTGCGCTGGCGCCCCATCCAGAGCGGTGAGACTCAGCTCGGCCCCGCCGTGCAGCTCGGGCTGCCCATGACGGCCGGGAGCCCGTCGTCGCGCATCGGGCTGGGCTTCGCTGCCGGAGGCTTCTCCGGACGTTGGCACTGGCTCGCCAACCTCGGCGGCCGAGCGCCGCTGGAGTTCTCGTCGGAGCGTCGTCCCGCGCCGGACGCCCAGGGCTTCCTGCTCGGCGGCGCCGGCTACGACCCGACCCCGCTCTGGCGGGCTTACGCCCTGCTCGATGCGCACGCGCTCTCCGATTCGAACGACGAGCTCGCCGGGCGCGGCGGCTTCACCCTCGGCGCCGAGCTCGGCCAGCGCTTCTTCGGCGGGCTCGCGCTCCGCGTGTCGCCCTGGTCGGACGCGGGAGGTCACGTCATGGCTCAGCTCGCCCTGGGCATTCGGGCGCGGCCATGA
- a CDS encoding OmpA family protein produces MTPKRPISSFVAALCSATLAHAEPKIALDRFEPAPAGDALLSIPDFDAKGAKKLALAGVLAYASEPLVLSIERSDGSSSRTVLVDHQLLAHLGASLTLGHWLVLDAALPTVLSQGGDPGSAGSLTIDSPSGSDVGDLRLGARLALLPQHGFSPGAAFATTLWFPTATGGYAGTGSTRAGAGVVIGTDYRRFFWRTQLGARQRQADDVYAGVFGSEAFGAFALGYRLGSAQLGAELIGATSMDAGAGWFGGNTTHLEALGSARYFLGPVAAFVGAGPGLTRGAGTPAFRVILGLNASFELASQARASSAGAGTPGPGAGTPLESPIHPSGAVADRDRDGVPDAADQCPDVPGEPDAERPGCPRDQDRDGIADAVDRCPTEAGVASADPNRHGCPPDRDEDGIPDALDACADEKGPKTDDPKTNGCPPTVRVVGQQIVIIDQVNFATGSDVLAPESSKVLEQVAAVLTEHPEIARLAVDGHTDDVGQDKANLALSRRRAIAVVRWLVGRGVDERRLEARGFGPRRPIADPKTAEGRAKNRRVEFQILKKTELGERGWKDGPVDE; encoded by the coding sequence ATGACACCCAAGCGTCCGATCAGCAGCTTTGTCGCCGCGCTGTGTAGCGCGACGCTCGCGCACGCCGAGCCGAAGATCGCCCTCGATCGCTTCGAGCCCGCACCCGCAGGCGACGCGCTGCTCTCGATCCCGGACTTCGACGCGAAGGGAGCGAAGAAGCTCGCGCTGGCAGGCGTGCTCGCTTACGCGAGTGAGCCGCTCGTGCTGTCCATCGAGCGGAGCGACGGCAGCTCGAGCCGGACGGTCCTCGTCGATCACCAGCTGCTCGCGCACCTCGGGGCGTCGCTGACCCTCGGCCACTGGCTGGTCCTGGACGCGGCGCTGCCGACCGTGCTGAGCCAGGGTGGAGATCCCGGGAGTGCCGGCAGCCTGACGATCGACAGCCCGAGCGGCAGCGACGTCGGCGATCTGCGCTTGGGGGCCCGGTTGGCCCTCTTGCCCCAGCACGGCTTTTCGCCTGGCGCGGCCTTCGCGACCACGCTCTGGTTCCCGACCGCCACCGGAGGTTACGCCGGGACTGGCTCGACGCGCGCGGGCGCCGGAGTGGTGATCGGCACGGACTACCGCCGCTTCTTCTGGCGCACTCAGCTCGGCGCGCGCCAGCGTCAGGCCGACGACGTGTACGCCGGCGTCTTCGGCAGCGAGGCCTTCGGCGCGTTCGCGCTCGGCTATCGCCTCGGGAGCGCTCAGCTCGGAGCGGAGCTGATCGGCGCCACCAGCATGGACGCGGGGGCCGGCTGGTTCGGCGGCAACACGACGCACCTCGAGGCGCTCGGCTCGGCGCGCTATTTCCTCGGCCCCGTCGCGGCCTTCGTGGGCGCCGGTCCCGGTCTCACCCGCGGCGCGGGGACGCCGGCCTTCCGGGTGATTTTGGGCCTCAACGCCAGCTTCGAGCTCGCGTCCCAGGCGCGCGCCTCCAGCGCCGGCGCTGGCACGCCAGGTCCAGGTGCGGGCACGCCGCTCGAGTCGCCCATCCACCCGAGCGGCGCCGTGGCGGATCGCGATCGCGACGGCGTGCCCGACGCCGCCGACCAGTGCCCCGACGTCCCCGGTGAGCCGGACGCCGAGCGTCCCGGTTGCCCGCGGGATCAGGACCGCGACGGCATCGCCGACGCGGTGGATCGCTGCCCGACCGAGGCCGGCGTGGCGAGCGCCGATCCGAACCGCCACGGCTGCCCGCCGGATCGCGACGAGGACGGCATTCCGGACGCGCTCGACGCCTGCGCCGACGAGAAGGGCCCGAAGACCGACGACCCCAAGACCAACGGTTGTCCGCCGACGGTGCGCGTCGTCGGTCAGCAGATCGTGATCATCGATCAGGTGAACTTCGCCACCGGCAGCGACGTGCTCGCCCCCGAGAGCTCCAAGGTGCTCGAGCAGGTGGCGGCGGTGCTCACCGAGCACCCGGAGATCGCGCGCCTGGCGGTCGATGGCCACACCGACGACGTGGGTCAGGACAAGGCGAACCTCGCGCTCTCGCGCCGGCGGGCCATCGCGGTGGTGCGCTGGCTGGTCGGCCGCGGCGTCGACGAACGGCGGCTCGAGGCGCGTGGCTTCGGCCCGCGCCGCCCCATCGCCGACCCGAAGACCGCGGAGGGTCGCGCCAAGAACCGCCGGGTCGAGTTCCAGATCCTCAAGAAGACCGAGCTCGGCGAGCGCGGGTGGAAGGACGGGCCGGTCGATGAGTGA
- the mscL gene encoding large-conductance mechanosensitive channel protein MscL has product MIKEFKEFAVKGNVVDMAVGVIIGGAFGKIVTSLVNDVVMPAIGLAVGGVNFSSLGATLREAAGDKPAVVLKYGVFLQTVFDFLIVAFAIFMAIKAMNKLKKSEPPPPPPPTKEVELLTEIRDALVKQPAEKS; this is encoded by the coding sequence ATCATCAAAGAGTTCAAGGAGTTTGCGGTCAAGGGAAACGTCGTCGACATGGCCGTCGGCGTGATCATCGGCGGCGCGTTCGGCAAGATCGTGACCTCGCTGGTGAACGACGTCGTGATGCCGGCCATCGGCCTCGCCGTCGGAGGGGTCAACTTCTCCTCGCTCGGGGCGACGCTGCGGGAGGCCGCCGGGGACAAGCCAGCGGTAGTGCTGAAGTACGGCGTGTTCCTGCAGACGGTGTTCGACTTCTTGATCGTCGCGTTCGCGATCTTCATGGCCATCAAGGCCATGAACAAGCTCAAGAAGAGCGAGCCGCCGCCGCCACCGCCGCCGACCAAGGAGGTCGAGCTCTTGACGGAGATCCGCGACGCGCTGGTGAAGCAGCCGGCTGAGAAGAGCTAG
- a CDS encoding sigma 54-dependent Fis family transcriptional regulator encodes MPSIATSPLSLGKARVEVRTLAVEVISGPDAGARAEADTERMTIGSADGNVLVLQDPTVSRFHLELARTERGVVVTDLESTNGTFAGSLQIFHGVVPPETQLALGRSVLRVFDGAGSTVEVHESDRFGDLLGATPAMRRLMAQVTRVASVPVAVLLIGESGTGKELVARALHEHSPRKDGPLVVVDSGALAPGVVMSELFGHERGAFTGAERTHVGAFERADGGTLFLDEIGELPADLQPQLLGALERRKFRRVGGREDISVDVRVVAATNRDLRAEVNSGRFRLDLYHRLAVVEMRLPPLRERVEDIPLLVRQFLTECGHDGPVEAVVSKEALEALATYRWPGNVRELKNWVEATLAMGEAPDLGGNGVASARGDGSDEAHLALPYKDARNAVLERFEHRYLARLIAATDGNVSEASRRAKMDRSYLIKLLQRHRLRDGEG; translated from the coding sequence GTGCCGTCGATCGCAACGTCCCCGCTTTCCCTGGGAAAGGCCCGGGTCGAGGTGCGAACGCTGGCGGTCGAGGTGATCTCGGGACCCGACGCGGGCGCTCGCGCCGAGGCGGACACCGAGCGGATGACGATCGGGAGCGCCGACGGCAACGTGCTCGTGCTCCAGGATCCGACCGTGTCGCGATTTCACCTCGAGCTCGCGCGCACCGAGCGGGGCGTCGTCGTCACCGACCTGGAGTCCACGAACGGCACCTTCGCCGGCTCGCTTCAGATCTTCCACGGCGTAGTTCCTCCGGAGACTCAGCTTGCGCTCGGGCGCAGCGTGCTGCGCGTGTTCGACGGCGCCGGCAGCACCGTCGAGGTGCACGAGAGCGATCGCTTCGGCGATCTCTTGGGCGCCACGCCGGCGATGCGCCGCCTGATGGCACAGGTCACTCGGGTAGCCAGCGTGCCGGTCGCGGTGCTCCTGATCGGCGAGTCCGGCACGGGCAAGGAGCTGGTCGCCCGGGCGCTGCACGAGCACAGCCCGAGGAAGGACGGGCCGCTGGTGGTCGTGGACTCGGGCGCGCTGGCCCCGGGCGTGGTGATGAGCGAGCTGTTCGGGCACGAGCGCGGCGCCTTCACCGGCGCCGAGCGCACCCACGTCGGCGCGTTCGAGCGCGCGGACGGCGGTACGCTGTTCCTGGACGAGATCGGCGAGCTGCCGGCGGACCTCCAGCCCCAGCTCTTGGGCGCGCTGGAGCGGCGAAAGTTCCGGCGCGTCGGCGGTCGCGAGGACATCTCGGTGGACGTGCGCGTGGTCGCCGCGACCAACCGGGACCTGCGCGCCGAGGTGAACTCGGGGAGGTTCCGGCTCGATCTGTACCACCGCCTGGCCGTCGTGGAGATGCGCCTGCCCCCGCTCCGGGAACGCGTCGAGGACATCCCGCTCCTGGTCCGCCAGTTCCTCACCGAGTGCGGGCACGACGGCCCCGTCGAGGCGGTGGTGTCGAAGGAGGCGCTGGAGGCCCTGGCCACGTACCGCTGGCCCGGCAACGTGCGCGAGCTCAAGAACTGGGTCGAGGCGACCTTGGCGATGGGCGAAGCGCCCGACCTGGGTGGGAACGGCGTGGCCAGCGCACGGGGGGACGGAAGCGACGAAGCGCACCTGGCGCTGCCCTACAAGGACGCCCGCAACGCGGTGCTCGAGCGCTTCGAGCACAGGTACCTCGCGCGGCTGATCGCGGCGACGGACGGCAACGTGAGCGAGGCGTCCCGTCGCGCGAAGATGGACCGCAGCTACCTGATCAAGCTCTTGCAGCGTCATCGGCTGCGCGACGGCGAGGGCTGA
- a CDS encoding serine/threonine protein kinase gives MSGDRPKGFEPVSQERRAKQEAETLLSQTGDSVPPPSIEVGTVLAEKYRLTRFLGQGGMGSVWFAEQVQLGVPVAVKIMHSWVAAQPEYVERFRREARAALLLSHPNVVRVIDFGQHEATFFLVMELIEGKALDEWLAEQPGLPAVSAIVPICLDVLDALDAAHRHGIVHRDLKPENVILSHDAQGRQVAKVVDFGLAHVEDPRKNAPTLTKKDMVAGTPAYMSPEQSRSLSVGPSTDLYAFGCLLTELLQKKPPFEAPSAIETISQHLFMPPPSLERPEGAEPVPPLLEKLRLDLLAKHAHQRPPDAASVRARLLEAVDPEASAARLPPRKGELPRGARAARIPEWNQAAPTAAAPSSGGSVVIVARAGSLLADPSLLTGLAAQGMTAAHARSLGERVADAVVFDAGDSVDAAVEVLGSRPPGAVPVLIVLERVDAAAMRRLIEAGAADVIAEPVAPDTLAKKLKRLLRRR, from the coding sequence ATGAGCGGCGATCGACCCAAGGGCTTCGAGCCCGTCTCGCAGGAGCGCCGCGCCAAGCAGGAGGCCGAGACGCTGCTCTCGCAGACGGGTGACAGCGTCCCGCCTCCCAGCATCGAGGTAGGCACGGTGCTCGCGGAGAAGTACCGCCTAACCCGCTTCCTGGGCCAGGGAGGCATGGGCAGCGTGTGGTTCGCGGAGCAGGTGCAGCTCGGCGTGCCGGTGGCGGTCAAGATCATGCACTCGTGGGTGGCGGCCCAGCCGGAGTACGTGGAGCGCTTTCGGCGCGAGGCTCGGGCCGCGCTCCTGCTCAGCCATCCGAACGTGGTGCGCGTCATCGATTTCGGACAGCACGAGGCGACCTTCTTCCTGGTCATGGAGCTGATCGAGGGCAAGGCCCTCGACGAGTGGCTGGCGGAGCAGCCCGGGCTGCCGGCGGTCTCCGCCATCGTGCCCATCTGCCTGGACGTCCTCGACGCGCTCGACGCGGCGCACCGTCACGGCATCGTGCACCGCGATCTGAAGCCCGAGAACGTGATCCTCTCGCACGACGCCCAAGGGCGTCAGGTGGCGAAGGTCGTGGACTTCGGCCTGGCGCACGTGGAGGACCCGCGCAAGAACGCTCCAACGCTCACCAAGAAGGACATGGTCGCGGGCACCCCGGCGTACATGAGCCCCGAGCAGAGCCGCTCGCTCTCGGTCGGCCCCAGCACCGATCTCTACGCGTTCGGCTGCCTGCTCACCGAGCTCTTGCAGAAGAAGCCGCCGTTCGAGGCGCCGAGCGCCATCGAGACCATCTCGCAGCACCTGTTCATGCCGCCGCCGTCGCTGGAGCGGCCAGAGGGCGCCGAGCCGGTGCCCCCGCTCCTGGAGAAGCTGCGCCTGGACCTGCTCGCGAAGCACGCGCACCAGCGGCCGCCGGACGCCGCGTCGGTGCGTGCCCGCCTGCTCGAGGCCGTCGATCCCGAGGCCAGCGCCGCGCGTTTGCCGCCGCGCAAGGGCGAGCTGCCGCGCGGCGCGCGCGCGGCGCGCATCCCCGAGTGGAATCAGGCCGCTCCGACCGCGGCCGCCCCGAGCTCGGGCGGCAGCGTGGTGATCGTCGCGCGCGCCGGCTCGCTCTTGGCCGATCCGTCGCTGCTCACCGGGCTCGCGGCGCAGGGGATGACCGCAGCGCACGCCCGCTCGCTCGGCGAGCGCGTCGCCGACGCGGTAGTGTTCGACGCGGGTGACTCGGTGGACGCCGCCGTCGAGGTGCTCGGCTCACGTCCGCCGGGGGCCGTACCAGTGTTGATAGTGCTCGAGCGCGTCGACGCCGCCGCCATGCGGCGCCTGATCGAGGCCGGCGCGGCCGACGTGATCGCCGAGCCCGTGGCGCCGGACACCCTGGCGAAGAAGCTCAAGCGCCTGCTGCGGAGGCGCTAG